Proteins encoded together in one Desulfosporosinus meridiei DSM 13257 window:
- a CDS encoding aminotransferase class I/II-fold pyridoxal phosphate-dependent enzyme, whose protein sequence is MNEIAQDLNIKIQRENPHVYELLSTLGKELYYPKGILTQTAEAKQKAHRFNATIGIATEQDHPMFLPLIQETLSNYDPKDLYPYAPPAGKPELRQLWRDKMLQENPSLINKSFSNPIVTNALTHGLSIIADLFIDENDPLVLPDKLWGNYNFIFGVRRGAKNITFPFFTEEGAFNTQGMKEALLSKKEHGKAILLLNFPNNPTGYTPTEQEAADIVAALKEVADQGMNLVVISDDAYFGLFYEDSIKESLFGRVTNIHPRILPIKVDGATKEDYMWGFRVGFITFGSEYPAVLDSLEKKTQGILRGTISSASHPAQTFVLKTIRSAEFQAQKKEKYEVLRQRAIKVKQILDQGDYKDAWDSYPFNSGYFMCLKLKGVDPETLRLHLLENYGVGIISLGETDIRVAFSCVEEEELKDLYDLIYQGFKDLVGKTI, encoded by the coding sequence ATGAATGAAATTGCCCAAGACTTAAATATTAAAATTCAACGCGAAAATCCCCATGTTTACGAGTTATTGTCAACACTTGGAAAAGAGCTCTACTATCCTAAGGGCATCCTGACACAGACAGCTGAGGCGAAACAAAAAGCCCATCGCTTTAATGCTACTATTGGAATTGCAACGGAGCAAGATCATCCGATGTTCTTACCATTAATTCAGGAAACACTTTCGAACTATGATCCCAAAGATCTCTATCCTTATGCTCCTCCTGCAGGGAAACCGGAACTGAGGCAGCTTTGGCGCGATAAAATGTTACAGGAAAACCCTTCTTTGATCAATAAATCATTCAGTAATCCCATAGTAACGAATGCCTTAACTCATGGCTTAAGTATTATCGCAGATTTATTTATCGATGAAAATGATCCTCTGGTATTACCTGATAAACTATGGGGTAATTACAACTTCATTTTCGGAGTCCGCAGAGGAGCGAAGAATATTACTTTTCCTTTCTTTACAGAGGAAGGGGCGTTTAATACCCAAGGCATGAAGGAAGCACTGCTTTCCAAGAAAGAGCATGGAAAAGCTATTTTGTTACTTAACTTCCCGAATAACCCAACTGGTTATACCCCTACAGAACAAGAAGCAGCAGATATCGTTGCTGCTCTAAAAGAAGTTGCAGATCAAGGAATGAATTTAGTCGTAATTAGTGATGATGCCTATTTCGGATTATTCTACGAAGATTCTATTAAGGAATCCCTGTTTGGGAGAGTCACCAATATTCATCCTAGAATATTGCCAATCAAAGTTGACGGAGCTACAAAAGAGGATTACATGTGGGGCTTTCGGGTAGGGTTTATAACCTTTGGTTCAGAGTATCCCGCGGTATTAGACAGCCTGGAAAAAAAGACTCAGGGAATTCTACGAGGTACGATTTCCAGTGCTTCACACCCTGCCCAAACCTTTGTGTTAAAGACCATCCGGTCGGCAGAGTTTCAAGCTCAGAAAAAAGAAAAATACGAAGTCTTAAGACAACGTGCCATTAAGGTCAAACAAATACTGGATCAAGGGGATTATAAGGACGCTTGGGACTCCTATCCTTTTAATTCAGGTTATTTCATGTGCCTAAAACTTAAAGGAGTCGATCCCGAAACTCTGCGCCTCCATTTACTGGAGAACTATGGTGTTGGGATCATCTCCCTTGGGGAAACTGATATTCGAGTAGCTTTTTCTTGTGTTGAAGAAGAGGAACTTAAAGATCTTTATGACCTTATTTATCAGGGATTTAAGGATTTGGTTGGTAAAACTATTTAG
- a CDS encoding NUDIX hydrolase, whose amino-acid sequence MNKSNLDGLIKRWPALPGINGKEEFFNSAVLALLLPVKGEYHFVFQKRSASIRQGGEICFPGGKFDPTKDADFKETALRETVEELGVSPDKIRVIGPLDTIISVMGTTVDAFLGVLDISSLDELNINSDEVERIFSVPVSHFENNEPELYQVSITAHPSYINQAGEEIVLFPTKELGLPERYTRPWGNIMNNIFVYRVAGEVIWGITARLIRDVIGKIKA is encoded by the coding sequence ATGAATAAATCAAACTTAGATGGTTTAATCAAAAGGTGGCCGGCATTACCCGGAATAAATGGCAAAGAAGAATTTTTTAATTCTGCTGTTTTAGCGCTGCTATTGCCTGTCAAAGGAGAGTATCATTTTGTCTTCCAAAAAAGATCAGCATCGATTCGACAAGGTGGGGAGATTTGTTTCCCTGGCGGAAAATTTGATCCCACTAAGGACGCAGATTTTAAGGAGACAGCTTTAAGGGAGACTGTTGAAGAGTTAGGTGTTTCCCCAGATAAAATCAGGGTTATAGGCCCCCTTGACACTATTATATCAGTAATGGGTACTACTGTTGACGCATTTCTAGGGGTGCTTGATATAAGTAGCCTGGATGAGTTGAACATAAATTCTGATGAAGTAGAGAGAATTTTTTCAGTGCCCGTTTCGCATTTTGAAAACAATGAACCCGAGCTTTATCAGGTAAGTATTACTGCCCATCCGTCCTACATTAACCAAGCGGGAGAAGAGATTGTTCTTTTTCCAACCAAAGAATTGGGGTTGCCTGAGCGGTATACAAGGCCATGGGGAAATATAATGAACAATATTTTTGTCTATAGAGTTGCGGGAGAGGTAATATGGGGCATAACTGCCAGACTAATTAGAGATGTCATAGGAAAAATTAAGGCGTAA
- a CDS encoding ABC transporter substrate-binding protein, with the protein MKKPLAVVISAFMTLALVLSLTACAPSKTENTGSTDTKKKIGIIQIVEHPSLNTIRDSLIEELKAQGYKDGESITIDYQNAQGDQTNLKTISQKFVSNKYDLIVAIATPSAQAVVSETKDIPILFSACTDPLGSGLVTNMEQPGGNVTGTSDAVSAEKIMELSKRITPDFKTIGALYNSSETNSVSVVNELKEYAKKNNMTVIDATVTNSSEVQQAVTSLVDKVDVLFSPIDNTVASAMPLVTQIANKAKKPVYVGADSMVKDGGLATYGINYQVLGKETGAMAVEILKGKKAGDIPVKTMKDMDIYLNNSTAKAIGINLPEDVLKSAAQVFEN; encoded by the coding sequence ATGAAAAAACCATTAGCGGTAGTGATCTCAGCCTTTATGACCCTAGCTCTCGTGTTATCCTTAACAGCTTGTGCCCCCAGTAAAACTGAAAATACTGGCAGCACCGATACGAAAAAGAAAATTGGTATTATACAAATTGTTGAACATCCATCCCTCAACACTATCAGAGATTCATTAATTGAAGAATTAAAGGCTCAAGGCTATAAAGATGGTGAATCGATTACTATTGACTATCAAAATGCCCAAGGTGACCAAACAAATTTGAAAACTATCTCTCAAAAATTTGTAAGCAACAAATATGACCTGATTGTTGCTATTGCTACACCCTCAGCGCAAGCAGTCGTTAGTGAGACGAAAGATATACCTATTCTTTTCTCAGCTTGTACGGATCCGCTGGGATCTGGGTTGGTCACCAATATGGAACAACCAGGCGGAAATGTTACTGGCACATCAGATGCTGTATCAGCAGAAAAAATTATGGAGTTAAGTAAGCGCATTACTCCTGATTTTAAAACCATTGGGGCATTATATAATTCAAGTGAAACAAACTCGGTTTCTGTGGTTAATGAGTTAAAAGAATATGCTAAGAAGAACAATATGACGGTTATTGATGCCACTGTGACGAACTCTTCGGAGGTACAGCAAGCAGTCACATCCTTAGTTGATAAGGTTGATGTTCTCTTTTCTCCTATTGATAACACCGTGGCTTCCGCTATGCCTCTAGTTACTCAAATTGCTAACAAGGCTAAAAAACCAGTTTATGTTGGTGCGGATTCTATGGTTAAAGACGGAGGGCTTGCGACCTATGGAATAAACTATCAAGTGTTGGGTAAAGAAACCGGAGCTATGGCTGTTGAGATTTTGAAAGGGAAAAAAGCCGGGGATATTCCGGTAAAAACCATGAAGGATATGGACATTTATCTCAATAATTCAACAGCAAAGGCTATCGGAATTAATCTGCCTGAAGATGTGCTGAAATCTGCCGCTCAGGTATTTGAAAACTAA
- a CDS encoding ABC transporter permease, producing the protein MSVMVLMGSLELGLIYAVMALGVFISFRTLNMPDLSVDGSFVLGAAVSVVLSLNGHPFLGLGAAFIAGCGAGAITALLHTKLKIQPLLAGILTMLALYSLNLKVMGGRANIPLINKITVFSPFEEILRDYNKLGFSLAVLLLILFLLFLFLKTRLGFVLRATGDNDAMVRALGVNTDSIILVGLALSNGLVGVAGALIAQSQSFVDVGMGIGMVVIGLASVIIGEVVFGVSSLLRRLMAVILGSILYRLIIAFALELGMPPTDLKLVSAVIVAIAMAMPVFKKRLSVVKRKMSKTPHERSK; encoded by the coding sequence ATGAGTGTCATGGTGTTAATGGGTTCTCTGGAATTAGGATTAATTTATGCAGTAATGGCATTAGGCGTTTTTATATCCTTTAGAACCCTTAATATGCCTGACTTAAGTGTTGACGGAAGTTTTGTCCTTGGGGCGGCAGTGTCTGTGGTCTTGAGTCTAAATGGGCATCCTTTTTTAGGCTTAGGGGCTGCATTTATTGCCGGGTGTGGAGCAGGAGCTATCACAGCTTTGCTTCATACCAAACTAAAGATTCAGCCGCTTTTGGCGGGTATTCTGACCATGTTGGCTCTATACTCCTTGAACCTGAAGGTCATGGGCGGCAGGGCAAATATTCCGTTGATTAATAAGATAACCGTCTTTAGTCCCTTTGAAGAAATTCTTAGGGACTATAATAAATTGGGGTTTTCTTTAGCGGTTTTATTATTAATTCTCTTTTTACTGTTTCTCTTTCTAAAGACCAGGCTGGGGTTTGTTTTAAGAGCGACAGGGGATAATGACGCAATGGTAAGAGCCCTGGGAGTGAATACTGACTCCATAATTTTGGTGGGATTAGCTCTTTCCAATGGATTAGTTGGGGTAGCCGGTGCCCTGATTGCCCAGTCACAATCCTTTGTGGATGTGGGCATGGGGATTGGTATGGTTGTTATTGGTTTGGCTTCAGTAATCATTGGAGAAGTTGTTTTTGGCGTAAGTTCACTCTTAAGAAGGCTCATGGCGGTTATTCTAGGTTCAATTCTCTATCGTTTAATTATCGCCTTTGCTCTAGAACTTGGTATGCCACCTACTGACCTTAAGCTTGTTTCTGCCGTGATTGTGGCAATAGCAATGGCTATGCCAGTTTTTAAAAAGCGCCTTTCAGTTGTGAAACGGAAGATGTCGAAAACACCGCACGAAAGGAGCAAATAA
- a CDS encoding ABC transporter ATP-binding protein, with product MLRVESLSKTFSKGSTNEKLALRDVNLSLGEGEFVTIIGGNGAGKSTLMNCISGVYEIDNGRITLDSTDITFDPEYKRSRHIGRVFQDPLRGTAHDMTIEENLSIAFAKGKSVGLQAGVSKKDINLFKERLQLLDLGLENRLKHKVGLLSGGQRQALTLLMATIIKPRLLLLDEHTAALDPTIARKVLSLTRKIVSEEKLCTLMITHNMKASLEYGTRTIMMHEGQIMMDLQGQERKDMTVDRLIEQFEKRSGAELDNDRMLLG from the coding sequence ATGCTTAGAGTCGAGTCGTTAAGCAAGACATTTAGCAAAGGAAGCACTAATGAGAAACTTGCTCTTAGGGATGTGAATCTATCCTTGGGGGAAGGAGAATTTGTAACCATTATCGGTGGAAATGGAGCGGGAAAATCAACCCTTATGAATTGTATTTCTGGCGTCTATGAGATTGATAATGGCAGGATCACTCTGGACTCAACAGATATAACATTTGATCCGGAGTATAAACGGTCAAGGCATATTGGCAGAGTATTTCAAGATCCCTTGAGGGGAACTGCCCATGACATGACCATTGAAGAGAACTTATCTATTGCCTTTGCTAAAGGGAAATCTGTAGGACTACAGGCGGGAGTGTCTAAAAAGGATATTAACCTTTTCAAGGAGCGACTACAACTATTGGACCTGGGTCTGGAAAATAGGCTCAAGCACAAAGTGGGGCTTCTATCAGGGGGACAGAGACAAGCCCTTACCCTACTGATGGCCACAATTATTAAACCCCGTCTGCTGCTTCTTGATGAACACACTGCAGCCTTGGATCCAACCATAGCTCGCAAGGTCTTGAGTTTGACCCGTAAAATTGTCTCGGAGGAAAAACTTTGTACTCTGATGATTACCCATAATATGAAAGCTTCCTTAGAATATGGAACAAGGACCATCATGATGCATGAAGGTCAGATTATGATGGATCTTCAAGGACAAGAAAGAAAAGATATGACTGTGGATCGCCTAATTGAACAATTTGAAAAGCGCAGCGGAGCTGAGCTGGATAACGACAGAATGCTTTTAGGTTGA
- a CDS encoding SanA/YdcF family protein, whose translation MKKRVKQLLISLVLLTILGGSTALIINYYVQSVGEGYILSTDDVPSADAVLVLGAYVFPSGTVSTMLKDRLTVGYELYELGKAPKLLVSGDHGRKDYDEVNSMKTFLKEKGVPGQDVFMDHAGFSTYESMYRARDIFGVQKVIIVTQEYHLKRAVFVARAMGLEAYGVSSDRHDYGEAMIMYNLREIAARNKDFLWAKVIKPDPTFLGDSIPVIGDGKVTDDR comes from the coding sequence TTGAAGAAACGAGTAAAACAGCTTTTGATTTCCCTAGTCTTGCTTACCATACTTGGTGGCTCAACAGCTTTAATCATCAATTATTATGTCCAATCTGTAGGTGAAGGCTACATCTTAAGTACTGACGATGTCCCTAGTGCAGACGCTGTTTTGGTTTTAGGTGCCTATGTTTTTCCAAGCGGAACTGTATCCACAATGCTCAAGGATCGTTTGACCGTAGGTTATGAACTTTATGAGCTGGGAAAAGCACCTAAACTATTAGTGAGCGGAGATCATGGTCGAAAAGACTATGACGAAGTAAATTCCATGAAGACGTTCTTAAAAGAAAAGGGTGTTCCGGGGCAAGATGTATTCATGGACCACGCAGGTTTTAGTACATATGAGAGTATGTATAGGGCCAGAGACATCTTTGGCGTCCAAAAGGTAATTATAGTTACTCAGGAATATCATCTGAAACGAGCAGTATTTGTTGCCAGAGCTATGGGATTGGAAGCCTATGGTGTTTCTTCGGACAGACATGATTATGGAGAAGCAATGATTATGTATAATCTGAGAGAAATTGCTGCGCGTAATAAGGACTTTTTATGGGCTAAGGTTATTAAACCAGACCCGACATTTCTAGGAGATTCTATTCCTGTAATCGGTGATGGTAAGGTTACAGATGATAGGTAG
- a CDS encoding enoyl-CoA hydratase/isomerase family protein, with the protein MEWKTVKLDIMETGVAILTLNRPETMNSVNDQLCSDVQAACKEAADNELIRVLIITGAGKGWSSGGDITKLASMKDPISAKETYDGSGALVTAIYELKKPVIAALNGVVAGASVAACMACDLIIASDQARMGFTFMQIAFCPDSGASHFLFQKVGYHKALELLWYGKIINAEEAEKLGLINKVVPHEECLPEAIRWAERLALQPLMAVGLDKKLMREAAKNDYYQQAELEALYQVLAWSSEDFREGCTAFAEKRKPVFKNR; encoded by the coding sequence ATGGAGTGGAAGACGGTTAAGCTGGATATAATGGAGACCGGAGTAGCGATTCTCACATTAAATCGACCTGAAACAATGAATTCGGTTAATGACCAGCTTTGTTCAGATGTTCAGGCTGCCTGCAAAGAAGCAGCAGACAATGAGCTGATTAGAGTACTAATAATAACAGGAGCGGGCAAAGGGTGGTCTAGTGGAGGGGATATTACCAAATTGGCCTCTATGAAAGATCCTATCAGCGCTAAGGAGACTTATGACGGGTCAGGTGCCCTAGTAACTGCTATTTATGAACTAAAAAAACCGGTCATAGCTGCACTCAATGGGGTTGTAGCTGGAGCTTCCGTAGCTGCCTGTATGGCCTGCGATTTAATTATTGCTTCCGATCAAGCCCGTATGGGTTTTACATTTATGCAAATAGCATTTTGTCCGGATAGTGGAGCCTCACACTTTTTATTTCAAAAAGTGGGCTATCATAAAGCTTTAGAATTATTGTGGTATGGAAAAATCATTAATGCTGAGGAAGCAGAAAAGTTGGGTCTAATTAATAAGGTTGTTCCCCACGAGGAGTGTCTGCCCGAAGCAATCAGGTGGGCAGAAAGGCTAGCCTTGCAACCACTAATGGCAGTTGGGCTCGATAAAAAGCTCATGCGCGAAGCAGCCAAAAATGACTATTATCAGCAGGCAGAGTTAGAGGCCCTGTATCAAGTCTTGGCCTGGTCGTCTGAAGACTTTAGAGAGGGCTGTACAGCCTTTGCAGAGAAAAGAAAACCTGTTTTTAAGAATCGATAG
- a CDS encoding cyclase family protein: MKVTDLSHLIHSSMPVFPGTEQPIFQRANTLENDGFLEAKITMYSHTGTHIDAPAHMHLNGPYLDEFAIDKFIGTAIILDFSRSNTQVLDIESIISHEETIQTIDFLILKTGWSKYWGNPKYYKGFPYLTEKSAKWLSQFALKGIGIDAISIDDIESSSFPVHKILLEKNIIIIENLTNLDSIDTKGSFLLSVMPLKTKLADGSPVRAIAIEL, from the coding sequence ATGAAAGTCACTGATTTATCTCATCTTATTCATTCAAGTATGCCTGTTTTCCCCGGGACAGAACAACCAATTTTTCAGAGGGCAAATACTTTAGAAAATGATGGTTTCTTAGAAGCCAAGATCACGATGTACTCACATACCGGTACCCATATAGATGCACCTGCTCACATGCATCTGAATGGGCCGTATTTAGATGAATTTGCAATTGATAAGTTTATAGGAACTGCGATCATTCTTGATTTTTCGAGGTCAAACACCCAGGTACTAGACATTGAAAGTATTATTTCTCATGAGGAAACCATTCAAACGATAGATTTTCTGATCTTAAAAACAGGTTGGAGTAAATATTGGGGGAATCCTAAATACTACAAGGGTTTCCCCTATTTAACAGAGAAATCGGCCAAATGGTTATCCCAATTTGCTTTAAAAGGCATAGGGATTGATGCTATATCTATTGATGATATAGAAAGCAGCTCATTTCCAGTTCACAAAATTCTCTTGGAAAAGAACATCATAATCATAGAAAATCTTACAAATTTAGATTCAATTGATACTAAAGGATCTTTTCTGTTAAGTGTTATGCCACTAAAGACTAAACTAGCAGATGGATCTCCGGTTCGGGCAATTGCAATCGAACTTTAA
- a CDS encoding CapA family protein, whose amino-acid sequence MLNRFLPYLIILVLLFGYSGQVQATKTFGYSLSQENKSKFVEVQQIVPSVVLDIRYATANNFTHSKLYESPAAKLRLGTAEKLKKVAEEIEKKGYRLKIWDAYRSPEVQFALWNLIPDSRFIANPYKGYSSHSRGSAVDLTLIDNQGNELVMPTGFDDFTEHAARVNDNENAKYLKEVMTKNGFKALASEWWHFDDLDTYEPVAIVQKSSQKTINYKVRISVSAIGDVTLGQDERFLYEGSFNQYYTLKGSEYFFSGVKNILAGDDLTIANLEGPLTEATDKPNKSSQGTRAFFFKGNPHYTAILKDGSIEAVNLANNHSMDFLNKGYEDTVATLDHAKISSFGDEKVTVYEKEGVKVGLIGLNTLGPIEEGVNLDNLILQLKTQIETLKEEKTSMIIVSFHWGQENKYFPTQVQRKLGQLAIDQGADLVLGHHPHVIQKYENYKGRCIVYSLGNFVFGGNPNPWYKYTEIFRQQYDFVDGKLVELSSPQIIPCQLSASYRPEPSK is encoded by the coding sequence ATGTTAAACCGTTTTCTGCCTTACCTCATTATTTTAGTTTTGCTGTTTGGTTATTCTGGTCAGGTTCAAGCGACCAAGACCTTTGGATATTCACTTAGCCAAGAAAATAAGTCTAAGTTCGTCGAAGTCCAACAGATCGTTCCGAGTGTGGTATTAGACATCAGGTATGCAACAGCAAATAATTTTACGCACAGCAAACTTTACGAAAGTCCAGCGGCAAAGCTGCGTCTGGGTACCGCTGAAAAACTTAAAAAAGTTGCTGAAGAGATCGAGAAGAAGGGCTACCGTTTGAAGATATGGGATGCCTACAGGAGTCCTGAAGTACAATTTGCTTTGTGGAATTTGATTCCGGATTCTCGTTTTATTGCAAACCCATATAAGGGTTATTCTAGTCATTCGCGGGGTTCAGCAGTGGATTTAACCTTAATAGATAATCAGGGGAATGAGCTAGTTATGCCCACAGGCTTTGACGATTTCACTGAGCATGCAGCTAGGGTCAATGATAACGAAAATGCAAAATATTTAAAAGAAGTAATGACTAAGAACGGGTTTAAGGCCTTAGCAAGTGAATGGTGGCATTTTGATGATCTTGATACTTATGAACCTGTTGCCATTGTACAAAAGTCTTCACAGAAAACTATTAATTATAAGGTTAGAATTTCAGTTAGTGCCATCGGAGATGTAACATTAGGGCAAGATGAACGCTTTTTATATGAAGGCAGTTTTAATCAATACTATACTCTGAAAGGTTCAGAATATTTTTTCTCAGGGGTAAAAAATATTCTTGCTGGGGATGATTTAACCATCGCTAATCTTGAGGGTCCTTTGACTGAAGCTACTGACAAACCAAATAAGAGTTCACAAGGAACCCGGGCCTTTTTCTTTAAGGGGAATCCGCATTACACAGCTATTTTGAAAGATGGAAGTATCGAAGCAGTTAACCTAGCTAATAATCATAGCATGGATTTTTTGAACAAAGGTTATGAGGACACGGTAGCAACATTAGATCATGCAAAAATTTCAAGTTTTGGTGATGAAAAAGTGACAGTTTATGAAAAAGAAGGCGTAAAAGTTGGGTTAATAGGCTTAAATACTTTAGGGCCAATCGAAGAGGGGGTTAATTTAGATAACCTAATTTTACAATTAAAAACTCAAATTGAAACTCTAAAAGAAGAAAAAACTTCAATGATAATTGTTAGTTTTCACTGGGGTCAAGAAAACAAGTATTTTCCAACCCAAGTTCAGCGTAAGCTTGGCCAACTGGCTATTGACCAAGGTGCAGATTTAGTACTCGGACATCACCCTCATGTGATTCAAAAATACGAGAATTATAAAGGAAGATGTATAGTCTATAGTCTTGGAAATTTTGTGTTTGGAGGTAATCCCAATCCATGGTATAAATATACTGAAATTTTTCGACAACAATATGACTTTGTAGATGGCAAACTGGTTGAGTTAAGTTCACCACAAATTATTCCCTGTCAATTATCAGCCAGTTATAGGCCAGAACCGTCAAAATGA
- a CDS encoding L-lactate permease has translation MSTGILAILSLLPIAVVAIFLVGLRWPASKAMPLSFITAVILALFVWKVPGAQVAAASANGVVTAVTLMYIIFGSILLLNTLQEGGGLQAIRRGFTGITTDRRIQVIIVAWLFGSFIEGSSGFGTPAAVAVPLMVGLGFPAMAAVVAGMMIQSTPVSFGAVGTPMLTGVATGLKTPELQAYAQSLGYTDWNTFIGFAIATKVAFLHFVAGAFIPLFVVAFMTRYFGKNKSFSEGLRVWKFALFAAFAMTVPYLIVANLLGPEFPSMIGGLIGLAIVVPAAKKGFLMPKGEAWDFEKKENWDPSWSGSVEIKDISAKTTMSSVMAWMPYVLIGLTLVLTRTIVPLTAALKKAKFVWPSIFGTNITASWEILFSPGSAFIFVTIITFFLHKMSGAAYARAWKGSAKTMLGAGSALIFTVPMVQVFMNSAGGAAGFEKMPIVLAEAVAGLAGSAWPIFAPLIGGLGAFVAGSNTVSNMMFSLFQFGVGERIGVDPTWIVALQAIGGAAGNVICVHNVVAASAVVGLLGKEGYVIRKTLVVFTYYALLPGALGYSLLYTAQKGFFNIGTIIVGLIWAAAIYIIATNNGRLKNLPNSRLSA, from the coding sequence ATGAGTACTGGAATATTAGCCATTCTTTCCTTGCTCCCCATCGCAGTTGTTGCAATTTTTCTCGTAGGATTACGATGGCCAGCAAGTAAAGCTATGCCGCTCTCATTTATTACAGCAGTTATACTCGCACTTTTTGTTTGGAAAGTCCCCGGTGCACAAGTGGCCGCCGCTTCAGCTAATGGTGTTGTTACCGCAGTTACTCTTATGTACATTATTTTTGGTTCGATTCTTCTTTTAAACACCTTGCAAGAAGGCGGTGGACTTCAAGCCATTCGTCGAGGATTTACCGGAATTACTACAGACCGACGTATTCAGGTTATCATCGTTGCTTGGCTTTTTGGTTCCTTCATAGAAGGCTCCTCAGGCTTCGGTACACCCGCAGCAGTAGCTGTTCCTTTGATGGTCGGACTTGGCTTCCCTGCAATGGCTGCCGTCGTTGCCGGAATGATGATTCAAAGCACCCCTGTATCTTTCGGAGCTGTAGGAACCCCTATGCTCACCGGTGTTGCTACTGGACTCAAAACTCCTGAATTACAGGCGTATGCCCAATCACTTGGCTATACAGATTGGAATACATTCATTGGATTTGCCATCGCAACAAAAGTTGCCTTCCTCCACTTTGTTGCCGGTGCATTTATTCCTCTCTTCGTTGTAGCTTTCATGACCCGCTACTTCGGTAAAAACAAATCCTTTAGTGAAGGTCTTAGAGTTTGGAAATTTGCTCTGTTTGCTGCGTTTGCAATGACAGTTCCTTATCTTATCGTTGCCAATTTACTCGGACCTGAATTCCCTTCAATGATAGGTGGATTAATCGGTCTTGCAATTGTTGTTCCTGCCGCTAAAAAAGGTTTCCTCATGCCCAAAGGGGAAGCTTGGGATTTTGAGAAGAAAGAAAATTGGGATCCCTCTTGGTCAGGCTCAGTCGAAATTAAAGACATTTCTGCTAAGACCACAATGAGCAGTGTAATGGCTTGGATGCCTTATGTTCTTATTGGATTAACCCTTGTTCTTACCAGAACTATAGTTCCTCTTACTGCTGCTCTGAAAAAAGCAAAATTCGTTTGGCCTTCAATTTTTGGAACAAATATAACTGCAAGTTGGGAAATCCTCTTTTCACCAGGTTCTGCATTTATCTTTGTCACAATTATTACCTTCTTCCTTCACAAAATGAGTGGTGCTGCTTATGCTAGAGCTTGGAAAGGCTCAGCAAAGACTATGCTTGGTGCGGGTTCAGCTCTTATTTTCACCGTGCCTATGGTTCAAGTATTCATGAATTCGGCAGGCGGTGCAGCTGGCTTCGAAAAGATGCCTATTGTCCTCGCTGAAGCTGTTGCAGGCTTAGCTGGTTCAGCATGGCCAATCTTCGCACCTCTGATTGGTGGACTTGGAGCCTTCGTTGCTGGTAGTAACACGGTTTCTAACATGATGTTTTCCCTGTTCCAATTCGGTGTAGGCGAGCGAATTGGAGTTGATCCAACCTGGATTGTTGCTCTTCAAGCTATTGGTGGTGCTGCAGGAAACGTCATCTGCGTACACAATGTCGTTGCAGCTTCAGCCGTCGTAGGTTTGCTCGGAAAAGAAGGCTATGTTATCCGTAAAACATTAGTAGTATTTACCTACTATGCTTTACTCCCAGGAGCACTTGGATATTCTCTTCTGTATACTGCGCAAAAAGGGTTCTTCAATATCGGTACAATTATTGTTGGATTAATCTGGGCTGCTGCGATTTATATCATTGCAACCAATAATGGCAGACTTAAGAATTTACCCAACTCACGTTTATCTGCATAA